One Streptomyces fagopyri DNA window includes the following coding sequences:
- a CDS encoding protease inhibitor encodes MPNTARWAATLTLAATAVCGPLGGSALATPAHAPALAPAGLYAPSALVLTTGHGQSADTATPERAVTLNCAPTASGTHPAAVQACAELRGAGGDFDALSVRGGALCTKQFDPVVVTVAGVWQGKRVAYERTFANECVKNSYGTTVFTF; translated from the coding sequence ATGCCGAACACCGCGCGCTGGGCAGCGACTCTCACCCTCGCGGCCACCGCCGTCTGCGGGCCCCTCGGAGGGTCCGCCCTCGCCACCCCGGCCCACGCCCCCGCCCTCGCCCCCGCCGGGCTGTACGCCCCCTCGGCCCTGGTGCTCACCACGGGGCACGGACAGAGCGCCGACACCGCCACACCGGAACGCGCGGTCACGCTGAACTGCGCGCCGACCGCCTCCGGCACCCATCCCGCCGCCGTCCAGGCCTGCGCCGAACTCCGGGGAGCCGGAGGCGACTTCGACGCCCTGTCGGTCAGAGGCGGCGCCTTGTGCACGAAGCAGTTCGATCCCGTGGTCGTGACGGTCGCGGGTGTCTGGCAGGGCAAGCGGGTCGCGTACGAACGGACCTTCGCGAACGAGTGCGTGAAGAACTCCTACGGGACGACCGTCTTCACGTTCTGA
- a CDS encoding purine-cytosine permease family protein: protein MSDNSPTASPSASPSLTEVETYGVERIPDADRSASPLDLFRVAFGGANTFSTCVLGAFPILFGLSFWQGLAATLLGVVVGALILCPMAVFGPVNGTNNAVASSAHLGVHGRVVGSFLSLLTAIAFFSISVWSSGDALVGGAHRLFGLERSNLSYVVAYALFAGLVLAVCVYGFRFMLFVNKIAVTSATVLFLLGAVAFAGDFDPSYAGVFTASADAATQSLFWPSFIGSALIVLSNPVSFGAFLGDWARYIPADAPRRRVVGAAFLSQIATLLPFVFGLATASIIATKAPKYVDPGAPDFVGGLLAISPSWFFLPVCLLALIGGMSTGTTSLYGTGLDFSSVFPRLSRVQATLVVGVLSIAFIFIGRFGLNLVQSISTFATMIITCTTPWMVVMMLGFYTRRGWYDPDALQVFNRRQRGGRYWFSHGWNWRGMTSWWVAAVIGVLFTDIPGQFVGPLGDLAGGVDISLPLSLAVAAVLFLTLLRVFPEPRAVYGPRGARLARTVDVPVPAITGPGAETDGSRPDGSTPVLAAEGS, encoded by the coding sequence TTGTCCGACAACTCTCCGACCGCCTCTCCGTCCGCCTCTCCGTCCCTCACCGAGGTCGAGACCTACGGTGTCGAACGGATCCCCGACGCGGACCGCAGCGCGTCCCCGCTCGACCTGTTCCGGGTCGCCTTCGGCGGCGCGAACACCTTCTCCACCTGTGTCCTCGGGGCCTTCCCCATCCTCTTCGGACTCTCCTTCTGGCAGGGGCTCGCGGCCACGCTCCTCGGCGTGGTGGTGGGCGCGCTGATCCTCTGCCCGATGGCGGTGTTCGGCCCGGTCAACGGCACGAACAACGCCGTAGCCTCGTCCGCGCACCTCGGGGTGCACGGCCGTGTGGTCGGCTCCTTCCTCTCCTTGCTCACCGCCATCGCCTTCTTCTCGATCTCGGTGTGGAGCTCCGGCGACGCCCTGGTCGGCGGCGCGCACCGGCTCTTCGGCCTGGAGCGCAGCAATCTGTCGTACGTCGTCGCGTACGCGCTGTTCGCCGGGCTGGTGCTCGCCGTGTGCGTCTACGGCTTCCGGTTCATGCTCTTCGTCAACAAGATCGCGGTGACCTCGGCGACGGTGCTCTTCCTGCTCGGCGCGGTCGCCTTCGCCGGTGACTTCGACCCCTCGTACGCGGGCGTCTTCACCGCCTCGGCGGACGCGGCCACCCAGTCGCTGTTCTGGCCGTCCTTCATCGGTTCGGCGCTGATCGTGCTGTCGAACCCGGTGTCCTTCGGCGCGTTCCTCGGCGACTGGGCGCGTTACATCCCGGCCGACGCGCCGCGCCGCAGGGTCGTCGGCGCCGCGTTCCTGTCGCAGATCGCGACCCTGCTGCCGTTCGTCTTCGGCCTCGCCACCGCGAGCATCATCGCGACGAAGGCTCCGAAGTACGTCGACCCGGGCGCCCCCGACTTCGTCGGCGGGCTGCTGGCCATCTCCCCGAGCTGGTTCTTCCTGCCGGTGTGTCTGCTCGCGCTGATCGGCGGCATGTCGACGGGCACGACCTCGCTGTACGGGACCGGGCTCGACTTCTCGTCGGTGTTCCCGCGGCTGTCGCGGGTCCAGGCGACCCTGGTGGTGGGGGTGCTGTCCATCGCCTTCATCTTCATCGGCCGCTTCGGTCTGAACCTCGTCCAGTCCATCTCCACGTTCGCCACGATGATCATCACCTGCACCACCCCGTGGATGGTCGTGATGATGCTGGGCTTCTACACCCGGCGCGGCTGGTACGACCCCGACGCGTTGCAGGTCTTCAACCGCCGCCAGCGCGGCGGCCGTTACTGGTTCTCCCACGGGTGGAACTGGCGGGGCATGACGTCGTGGTGGGTGGCCGCGGTGATCGGTGTGCTGTTCACCGACATCCCGGGGCAGTTCGTCGGACCGCTGGGCGACCTGGCGGGCGGCGTCGACATCAGTCTGCCGCTGTCGCTGGCCGTCGCCGCGGTGCTGTTCCTGACGCTGCTGCGGGTCTTCCCCGAGCCCCGGGCCGTGTACGGGCCGCGGGGCGCGCGACTGGCCCGTACGGTCGACGTCCCGGTCCCGGCCATCACCGGGCCCGGCGCGGAGACGGACGGCTCACGGCCGGACGGCTCGACGCCGGTCCTCGCCGCCGAGGGCAGCTGA